Within Nosocomiicoccus ampullae, the genomic segment CACCACATGCAGTAATTGAAAGTTTAAATGGTGCATTATTAACAAGTCATGTTCTAACGAGTTTAGGTTATAAAACAGATCCACTCTTCGACGAGAAGCGTACGGATTTAATACAAAGTATAGAATTTAACACCGAAGAAGAAATGATCTCGTTTATTCAAATGGTACAAAGTGCAAGCCCAGTGAATTCTAAATTTTTACCAATTCCTGATTTAATTCCAGGATATCAGCATCCAGTCATTATGGCAGCTGGGACATTCATACAAGGTGCGTCACTCGAGTTATCTGCTGATGGACCAGTAAGAGAACCATATATTGCATTTATGCAAGGTGGATTAGTTTACGAGCACGTCAAATATGCGTTAGAAAAAGTGTTAGATGAATGGATAGAAAAAGGAATTATATAAGTTCCTAATTTAATAATATTGTTTATAGAGGGAGGTAACATGGGTACATTAATAATATAGATAATGAACGATGTTACTCATAACTTATAAAGTAACACACATATTGAAAGGACATGATATTGTGTTAGTTAAATTACTAGAACCTCTAAACGTACCGGATGAAATGGTAGAAAAACTTGCAGCACCGATTAAAGAAAAAGGGCATGAGTTTGTCTATTACAACACGAAAACAACTGATAAAAATGAATTAATCGAGCGTAGTAAAGATGCTGACGTCATTATGATTGCGAATAATCCATATCCTAAAGAAGCGATTGAACAAAATGAAAATTTAAAATATATTAACGTTGCATTCACTGGTGTTGACCACGTAGAGTTAGAAGAGGATGCGAAGGAAAAAGTGTTACTCAGTAATGCGTCAGGATATGCGAATACAGCAGTTGCTGAGCTAGCGGTTGGTTTAACTATAGACGTATTTAGAAAAATCACTGAAGGTGACAGTGATACGAGAAAAGCTGAAGATTTTTCAGGCGCTTTTCAAGGTAGACAAATTAAAGGGAAAACAGTTGGTTTTATCGGAACAGGTAAAATTGGGGTAGAGACTGCCGAATTATTTAAAGCATTTGGTGCAGACTTAATTGCGTATAACGGATCAAGTGAAAATGCACATGCATTAGTACTTGGTATGGAATATATGGACTTAGATGACATGCTTGAACAAGCAGACATCGTAACTTTACATGTACCTGCAACAAAAGATACGCATCATTTACTCGGCGCTGAAGAATTTAAAAAAATGAAAGAAAGTGCAGTACTTATTAACTGTGCACGTGGACCAGTCGTTGATAACGATGCGTTAGCAGATGCATTAAACAATGGTGAAATTGCGGGTGCAGGAATCGACGTATACGATATGGAACCACCAATTCCTGGAGATTATAAACTCCTAAATGCAAAAAACACAGTACTAACACCACACGTCGGATACTTAACTGATGAAGCGATGAAGTTAAGAGCAGAAATTGCGTTTGATAATACAATTAAATATTTAGAAGGTAAACCTCAAAATTTAATAGATTAAATATTTTGTATGACAGATTAAAAAGCTGAGACTTCTAATGTCTCAGTTTTTTTAATTTCAATATATGTTAGTAATATAATTGTATGTAAATATTAATTCTTATATTTAGCAAAATTATACATAGAAAAACGACAAATAATTTACTACTAAATATCATGTTTTTTTAAGAAATATAAATTTATTATTTATTAGAAAAGTCACTTTTGATAAAATAGAAATGCTGTATAAATTAATCTTGTGACAATGTGAGTGACAATATGGCATCAATTTAATATTTAATCAGGAGTGGTATGAATGAGTCAAAAAGTAGTTTTAGCATTAGGTGGTAATGCAATTTTACAACCAAAACAAGAGCCAACTTACGAAAACCAGTACGAAAACGTGTATAGTGCAGCGACGAGTATGATAGACATCGTTAAAGCAGGACACGAAATCATCGTCACACACGGTAATGGACCTCAAGTTGGTCTTATTATTGCTCAAAATGAAGCAGCTAAAGATGACATTAAACCGATGCCAGTATTTGTAAGTAGTGCAGAATCACAAGGTATGATTGGGTTTATGTTAGAACAGGCACTAAAAAATAAGCTAAAAGAAGCAAATATCGATAAAAATGTCGTATCATTACTCACTATGACTGAAGTCGATAAAGACGATCAAGCTTTTCAAAATCCGACAAAACCAATTGGTGTGTTCTTCACTGAAGAAGAAGCTAAAAAAATGGAAGAAGAAAATGGATTTGTAATGGCTGAAGATGCTGGACGAGGATATCGACGTGTTGTTCCATCTCCAGAGCCAAAAAAAATTCACGGTGTCGAAGAAATTAAAACACTCTCTGAAGAATCAATCGTTATTTCTTCAGGCGGTGGTGGTATTCCAATTTGGCGTGACGAAGACGGTGTGATTCATGGTGTTGACGCAGTAATCGATAAAGACCGCTCTGCACTTAAACTTGCACAACAAAGTGACGCTGATACGTTAATGGTATTAACAGATGTGCCGAACGTATTTATAAACTATGGTAAAGAAAATGAAATTAAACTAGAGAATGTAACCGTTGAAGAAATGGAACAATACATTGAAGACGGACATTTCGCAGCAGGTTCAATGCTCCCTAAAGTTGAGTCAGCAATTGGATTTGCAAAATCTGGTGAAAATAAACAAGCGATTATTTGTTCATTATCTGATGCAGTTAAAGCATTAGCTGGTGAAGCAGGTACGCATATAAAATTATAATATATGACACAGCCCTTTTAGGCTGTGTTTTTGTAGTTAAAGGAGTATACAATTGAGTGGTAAATTATATGAGTTAAAAGATCATTGGATGTTAATCATTGCTTTAATGCTTGTTGCTTCCATTTTACGTGCGCCGATTACGTCTGTCGGACCAGTAGTTGATCAAATTAGAGATGCATTAAATATTTCAAATACAGTCGCGGGATTACTGACAACGATTCCTTTACTAATATTTGGTGTTGTGTCTCCATACATACCAAGACTTGTTCGAAAGTTTTCAATCAATCACGTCATATTTTATTCATTAATTATTATATTATGTGGACTCGTCATTCGTAATCTATCGAGTGTAGAATGGTTTATATTAGGAACTATTATTATTGGATTAGGTATTGCGGTCGGTAACGTAACAATTCCAAGTTACGTGAAGCTTCGATTTCCACTTCATATAGGTCTAGTTACTGGATTATACGGTGCAGTTATGAACGCTATGGCGGGTGTTGGTGGTGGTTTATCAGTACCATTATCTGAAACAAGTGCGTATGGTTATAAACTATCATTATCTATTTGGATAATCTTAACAGTTATAGCTATTTTATTTTGGATTAAACAATTAAACGCTCAGAAATATGAAGCACAATATATTGATGAAGGTGCAGTTACACTAACAATTAAAGACTTACTTAAATCGAGAATCGCATGGGGTGTCGCACTTAGTTTTGGATTACAATCTATGATTTTTTACAGTGTCGTTGCGTGGATACCGACAATTTTAGTATCCCAAGGATTAACATTTAAAACAGCTGGGTATTACTTTATGTTTGCACAGTTCATACAAGTTCCGATTGCGTTTATATACCCTCAATTTGTTGAAAGTGTAAAAAATAAAAGGATTCCTGTAGTTATAATATTTGTTGCTTTTGTTACAGGATTTAGTTTAATGTTTGTTGAAAATAAAATAGTACTACTATTTGCAATGCTAATCATGGGTGTCGGCGTCGGTGCTGCATTTTTAACATGTATGGTCTTTTTCTCTTTAAAAGCAAATACATATGACGGTAGTATGATGCTGTCTGGATTCTCACAATCCATTGGATACGTGATTGCGGCAAGTGGACCACTTATTATGGGAGTTATTCAAGACTACATTCAAAATGAAATCATTAACATTTATATTTTCATCGCGTTAAGTATAATAGTATTTATAACATTAATGATTGCAGCTGAAGATAAAACTGTCGAAGAAACGATTAAATAAAGAGGTAGATATAATGTATAGCTACACATATTTAAATAATAGTGAAGTGTTTTATGAAGAGCATTCACCAGTGAATTATGAATATAAAGAAAGATTATTTAACGTACCTTTAGGTCGTAAATTTAATTTTAATAATGCTTCTGATATTTTTAAAAATCAACGTACTCCATTTTCTCAAAGTTATTTTGGTCACCAATTTGGGAGTCCAGTTATTTTAGGTGATGGAAGACAAATTATTTTAGGCGAAGCGCTATTGGACAATTCTTACGTTGATATTGCAGTGAAAGGAAGCGGACCGACAAAGTATTCACGTGGCGGTGATGGTTTATTACCACTAAACGCAGCAATTAAAGAATATATTTATTCTGAGTTTTTATATAACATTAATATTCCAACAACGAGAAGTCTCGCACTATTAGAAACGACAGAAATTGCTGAACGAGAAGCTGATAAAATAGCAGCACTGCTTATCAGAGTTGCGAATTCCCATCTACGTGTTGGAACAATTCAGTTTGGAAAAATCGCTGGAGAACCGTATTTAAAAGAGATCATTGATTACTCTATAAATAGACATTATTCATACCTCAGTGAATTAGAAAATAATGTAAAATACAAAAAGTTTTTTGAAATGGTCGTTAGAAAACAAGCAGAACTCGTGGCAATGTGGCAAAGTGCTGGATTCGTGCATGGAGTTATGAATACAGATAACGTAACAATTGACGGTTCGACAATTGATTTTGGGCCATGTGCATTTATAGAAACATATGACCAAAATGCAGTATTTAGTCAAATCGATCAGCAAGGAAGATATCGCTTTTCAAATCAAGCAAAGATTATGCATTGGAATTTAAGTAAACTTGGTGAGGCTATGATTACTTTATTTAGCGATGATGAAAAAGAAGCGGTGGAAATAGCACAATCTGTTCTCGATGAATTTCCATTAATTTATAACCGAAAATGGTTTATGTTAATGGGAGAAAAAATTGGAGTTGAACAGATTGATTATAATAGTGAGACAGACCAGAAAATGATTATTGAATTTTTAAAGGAAATCGAAACTAGACAATTAGATTATACGAATACGTTTAGACAACTAGCTCTTGGTAGATTAGATTTCACACCAAATTACGGTGATCATTCTGTCAATTTTGATTTAATGAAAAAGAAAAATCCGTCATTTGTACCAAGACATCATACAGTTTTAAACGCGATAGAAGAAGCATTAAACGGGGACTACAATAAAGTCCATGAAATGCTTAAAGCATGTACTAAACCATTTAATGATAATGTACCGGAGTACTTAAAAGAGTCAAAAGGAAATAACTTTTATACGACGTGTGGTACGTAAAACTTAATTAGGTAATAAAAATACTCCTAAACTAGACTTCTAGTTTAGGAGTATTTTTTATTCTTCATCTTCTGTATTGTCATAATAAGGTGAACGCTGTACTTTCTTTCTTATCCATAACACAAAGTATCCAATTGCAATAATAATTCCTAAATATCCATATAATGGATAGAATATGTTAATTAACGTAACAAATCCAATGCGTGTTAAAAAGAATGCAACGACCATTAGAATGATCATCAATGTAACGTATGATTTACTCTTAAAATCAGTAAATCTAACGAGTACAGCATACATTAAAGCGACTACTGTATTGTAAATTAAAATAATAATAATGATAGAGTATATCGAACCAAACCACGGGTGTACAGCATCCGCGACGACTAATGCTGGCACAT encodes:
- a CDS encoding NAD(P)-dependent oxidoreductase translates to MLVKLLEPLNVPDEMVEKLAAPIKEKGHEFVYYNTKTTDKNELIERSKDADVIMIANNPYPKEAIEQNENLKYINVAFTGVDHVELEEDAKEKVLLSNASGYANTAVAELAVGLTIDVFRKITEGDSDTRKAEDFSGAFQGRQIKGKTVGFIGTGKIGVETAELFKAFGADLIAYNGSSENAHALVLGMEYMDLDDMLEQADIVTLHVPATKDTHHLLGAEEFKKMKESAVLINCARGPVVDNDALADALNNGEIAGAGIDVYDMEPPIPGDYKLLNAKNTVLTPHVGYLTDEAMKLRAEIAFDNTIKYLEGKPQNLID
- the arcC gene encoding carbamate kinase, producing the protein MSQKVVLALGGNAILQPKQEPTYENQYENVYSAATSMIDIVKAGHEIIVTHGNGPQVGLIIAQNEAAKDDIKPMPVFVSSAESQGMIGFMLEQALKNKLKEANIDKNVVSLLTMTEVDKDDQAFQNPTKPIGVFFTEEEAKKMEEENGFVMAEDAGRGYRRVVPSPEPKKIHGVEEIKTLSEESIVISSGGGGIPIWRDEDGVIHGVDAVIDKDRSALKLAQQSDADTLMVLTDVPNVFINYGKENEIKLENVTVEEMEQYIEDGHFAAGSMLPKVESAIGFAKSGENKQAIICSLSDAVKALAGEAGTHIKL
- a CDS encoding CynX/NimT family MFS transporter — protein: MSGKLYELKDHWMLIIALMLVASILRAPITSVGPVVDQIRDALNISNTVAGLLTTIPLLIFGVVSPYIPRLVRKFSINHVIFYSLIIILCGLVIRNLSSVEWFILGTIIIGLGIAVGNVTIPSYVKLRFPLHIGLVTGLYGAVMNAMAGVGGGLSVPLSETSAYGYKLSLSIWIILTVIAILFWIKQLNAQKYEAQYIDEGAVTLTIKDLLKSRIAWGVALSFGLQSMIFYSVVAWIPTILVSQGLTFKTAGYYFMFAQFIQVPIAFIYPQFVESVKNKRIPVVIIFVAFVTGFSLMFVENKIVLLFAMLIMGVGVGAAFLTCMVFFSLKANTYDGSMMLSGFSQSIGYVIAASGPLIMGVIQDYIQNEIINIYIFIALSIIVFITLMIAAEDKTVEETIK
- a CDS encoding protein adenylyltransferase SelO family protein; translated protein: MYSYTYLNNSEVFYEEHSPVNYEYKERLFNVPLGRKFNFNNASDIFKNQRTPFSQSYFGHQFGSPVILGDGRQIILGEALLDNSYVDIAVKGSGPTKYSRGGDGLLPLNAAIKEYIYSEFLYNINIPTTRSLALLETTEIAEREADKIAALLIRVANSHLRVGTIQFGKIAGEPYLKEIIDYSINRHYSYLSELENNVKYKKFFEMVVRKQAELVAMWQSAGFVHGVMNTDNVTIDGSTIDFGPCAFIETYDQNAVFSQIDQQGRYRFSNQAKIMHWNLSKLGEAMITLFSDDEKEAVEIAQSVLDEFPLIYNRKWFMLMGEKIGVEQIDYNSETDQKMIIEFLKEIETRQLDYTNTFRQLALGRLDFTPNYGDHSVNFDLMKKKNPSFVPRHHTVLNAIEEALNGDYNKVHEMLKACTKPFNDNVPEYLKESKGNNFYTTCGT